The following proteins are encoded in a genomic region of Oncorhynchus kisutch isolate 150728-3 linkage group LG18, Okis_V2, whole genome shotgun sequence:
- the LOC109880947 gene encoding uncharacterized protein LOC109880947, whose amino-acid sequence MIQRPGVLTDSLNEVAEKKRQREESPPTTGRGAKKRCNVSTKSPEKNIMVEVVITYNPKLCHPKPGVGSPDNKGRMWKQKRKVIASEFSGMIENLAMGNVVTFAKLALTNENISQEIRKEIVNKIQVEVTAYARLPNVFEPCILSSTSLENMKYFSYEALDNELSRKTPWLYTTINTATGGSTIHNCVAASVALRGRNPRLSALAYVINSTLTPGGVKPIFKRLSKMGIVTSYQCASSKQKEMRAAGYNIIKCWREDCELFFQHSVSGEVCPRPPPTAKLTEETGREEDGGKDKVEVGGPVDEEWGFLLGETEREEDRGSIVQEEREEEKDRGSLLGETETEEDRGSTVQEERGEERRKTGVPC is encoded by the exons ATGATACAAAGACCAGGTGTTTTAACTGATTCATTGAATGAGGTAGCGGAGAAGAAGCGTCAACGGGAAGAAAGCCCACCAACTACAGGCAGGGGTGCCAAGAAGAGATGCAATGTCTCTACAAAATCCCCAGAGAAGAACATTATGGTTGAG GTTGTCATTACATACAACCCAAAATTGTGTCATCCAAAACCAGGAGTCGGTTCCCCTGACAACAAGGGAAGGATGTGGAAACAGAAGAGGAAGGTAATTGCTTCAGAATTTTCGGGCATGATTGAAAACTTGGCTATGGGCAATGTGGTGACCTTTGCAAAATTAGCCTTGACAAATGAGAACATATCCCAAGAAATCAGAAAGGAAATTGTAAACAAAATCCAAGTGGAGGTCACGGCATATGCACGCCTCCCTAATGTTTTTGAACCTTGCATTTTGAGTAGTACCTCGTTGGAGAATATGAAGTATTTTTCATACGAAGCGTTGGATAATGAGTTGTCCAGGAAGACACCATGGCTTTATACCACCATCAATACTGCAACAGGTGGTTCCACCATCCATAACTGTGTGGCTGCCTCTGTGGCCCTGAGAGGTAGAAACCCCAGGCTTTCTGCACTGGCCTATGTCATCAACTCAACACTGACCCCAGGGGGGGTTAAGCCCATTTTCAAAAGACTCTCGAAAATGGGCATTGTAACATCATACCAATGTGCCAGCAGTAAGCAGAAGGAGATGAGGGCAGCTGGGTACAACATCATCAAATGCTGGAGGGAGGACTGCGAGCTATTTTTCCAACATAGTGTCAGCGGTGAAGTCTGCCCACGACCTCCTCCTACGGCTAAACTGACAGAGGAAACCGGAAGAGAGGAGGACGGGGGGAAAGATAAAGTGGAGGTTGGGGGTCCAGTGGATGAAGAGTGGGGTTTCCTgctaggagagacagaaagagaggaggacagaggatcaatagtacaggaagagagagaagaagagaaagacagggGTTCCCTgctaggagagacagaaacagaggaggacagaggatcaacagtacaggaagagagaggagaggagaggagaaagacggGGGTTCCCTgctag
- the LOC109880946 gene encoding intraflagellar transport protein 20 homolog, with protein sequence MAKDPLAEAGLHFDELNKLRVLEPEVDQKTRELKEECEDFVDKMGQFQKIVGGLIELVDELAKEAETEKMKAIGARNLLKSVAKQREAQQQQLQALIAEKKLQLERYRIEYEALSKVEAEQNEFIDQFILQK encoded by the exons ATGGCGAAAGACCCGTTGGCTGAAGCTGGTCTTCATTTTGATGAACTCAACAAGCTGCGGGTGCTGGAACCAGAGGTGGACCAGAAGACCAGGGAGCTCAAGGAGGAGTGTGAAGACTTTGTTGACA AAATGGGCCAGTTTCAGAAGATAGTGGGTGGTCTCATCGAGTTGGTGGATGAATTGGCAAAAGAGGCAGAGACTGAAAAGATGAAG GCTATTGGAGCCAGGAACCTGTTGAAGTCTGTGGCCAAGCAGAGGGAGGCCCAGCAACAGCAGCTCCAGGCCCTGATAGCAGAGAAGAAGCTGCAGCTGGAGAG GTATCGTATCGAGTACGAAGCTCTCTCCAAAGTGGAGGCTGAGCAGAATGAGTTCATTGACCAGTTCATTCTACAGAAATAA
- the LOC109880945 gene encoding BTB/POZ domain-containing adapter for CUL3-mediated RhoA degradation protein 2, with product MSGDSCQLPLHRLCLQTQAIATGSQVIRPSHEASQMVCPKSMTCSYRAALGLGNKYVRLNVGGTLFYTTLQVLTRQDSMLKAMFSGRKEVFIDREGWILIDRCGKHFASILTYLREEVVTLPPGRQGVLELLAEAKYYLIQGLVELCQGGLQDQKEQSLCVIPVITSAKEEMRLIQACTKPVVKLLYNRSNNKYSYTSNSDDNLLKNIELFDKLSLSYNGRVLFIKDVIGDEICCWSFYGQGRKLAEVCCTSIVYATEKKQTKVEFPEARIYEETLNALLYETLPVPDDTLLEATRRRHAHSHAHCGSHSEEEEGPAHSGVDLRERVRRSHVKRYSTYDDRPLGH from the exons ATGTCCGGGGACAGCTGCCAGCTCCCCCTGCACCGGCTATGCCTCCAGACCCAGGCCATCGCTACTGGCTCCCAAGTCATTAGACCTTCCCATGAAG cctcccAGATGGTGTGTCCCAAGTCCATGACGTGCAGCTACAGAGCAGCGTTGGGCCTGGGTAACAAGTATGTGCGTCTAAACGTAGGGGGGACCCTGTTCTACACCACGCTGCAGGTGCTCACTAGGCAGGACTCCATGCTGAAGGCCATGTTCAGTGGCAGGAAGGAGGTTTTCATTGACCGAGAAG GCTGGATCCTGATAGATCGTTGTGGGAAGCACTTTGCCTCCATCCTGACGTACCTGCGGGAGGAAGTGGTCACCTTGCCCCCTGGCAGGCAGGGGGTTCTGGAGCTGCTGGCAGAGGCCAAGTATTACCTGATCCAGGGTCTGGTGGAGCTGTGCCAGGGAGGCCTGCAG GACCAGAAAGAGCAGTCTCTGTGTGTAATCCCTGTGATCACCTCTGCCAAGGAGGAGATGAGACTGATCCAGGCCTGCACCAAGCCTGTAGTGAAGCTGCTGTACAACCGAAGCAACAACAAGTACTCCTATACAAG TAATTCAGACGACAACCTGTTGAAGAACATTGAGCTGTTTGACAAGCTGTCTCTGAGCTACAATGGCCGTGTTCTCTTCATCAAGGACGTGATCGGCGACGAGATCTGCTGCTGGTCGTTCTACGGACAGGGACGCAAACTGGCAGAGGTCTGCTGCACATCCATAGTCTACGCCACAGAGAAAAAACAGACCAAG gTAGAGTTCCCGGAGGCCAGGATCTATGAGGAGACCCTGAACGCTCTGCTCTACGAGACACTTCCTGTCCCTGACGACACCTTATTGGAGGCCACACGCCGTCGCCACGCCCACAGCCACGCTCACTGTGGTTCCCACAGCGAGGAAGAGGAAGGCCCCGCCCACTCGGGGGTGGACCTTAGGGAGCGCGTGCGCCGCTCCCACGTCAAGAGGTACAGCACCTACGACGACCGGCCACTGGGACACTAA